In Flavobacterium cerinum, one genomic interval encodes:
- a CDS encoding TetR/AcrR family transcriptional regulator, with protein MKNEEQPDKGQPKKRKVSQGPIKEKARTMRKLIDAVGVVLKSEGYKGLTVAKIAAVAGLDRKLIYAYFGDVNNLIETYIRERDYWSNSFNDDKVPDIITASHVSRTDGQYFLKGHFEAFLEDIEMQKMILWELSEFTPLLKEIAELRERVGEEFFKYTDPYFKDAKVNIRALMALQIGGIYYLSLHAKMNGVTICGIDVNQPEGKQAILDALDHVVDLCYDSVEKQQ; from the coding sequence ATGAAAAACGAGGAGCAACCCGATAAAGGTCAACCCAAAAAGAGAAAAGTATCTCAGGGCCCGATTAAAGAAAAAGCCCGCACGATGCGAAAACTCATTGATGCCGTGGGAGTTGTACTAAAATCAGAAGGTTATAAAGGTCTTACAGTTGCAAAAATTGCTGCTGTTGCCGGTTTGGACAGGAAATTGATTTACGCTTATTTCGGTGACGTTAACAATCTTATTGAAACTTACATCCGGGAACGGGATTATTGGTCCAATTCATTTAACGATGATAAAGTTCCCGATATTATCACTGCAAGTCATGTCAGCAGAACGGATGGTCAGTATTTCTTAAAAGGCCATTTTGAAGCTTTCCTTGAAGATATTGAAATGCAAAAAATGATCCTTTGGGAACTCAGCGAATTCACTCCTCTTTTAAAAGAAATCGCAGAACTACGTGAAAGAGTCGGTGAAGAGTTTTTTAAATACACCGATCCCTATTTTAAAGACGCTAAAGTTAACATCAGAGCTTTAATGGCACTACAAATCGGCGGAATTTATTACCTATCCCTACATGCTAAAATGAACGGCGTTACGATTTGCGGAATCGACGTTAATCAACCCGAAGGAAAACAAGCTATTTTAGATGCCTTAGACCATGTTGTCGATTTATGCTACGATTCGGTCGAAAAACAACAATAA
- a CDS encoding MBL fold metallo-hydrolase, with protein MKVYFLGTGTSQGIPIIGSDHPVCLSPDIKDKRLRVSALVSWDDHCYVMDCGPDFRQQMLAADCRKLDGILFTHEHADHTAGLDDIRPFNFRQGPMPIYAHKRVIESLQRRFDYIFETENRYPGAPSVLVNEVINHSGFEIGGKKVIPINVWHADLQVFGYRIDDFAYLTDVKTVDPEEAEKLKGVKVLVINALRIEPHISHFNLEEALDFIKFIQPEKAYLTHISHHMGFHEAVQQTLPENVFLAYDNLEIEI; from the coding sequence TTGAAAGTATATTTTTTGGGAACCGGAACTTCACAAGGTATTCCTATTATTGGAAGCGATCATCCGGTTTGTCTGAGTCCTGATATAAAAGATAAACGATTACGGGTTTCCGCTTTAGTAAGCTGGGACGATCATTGCTATGTTATGGATTGCGGACCGGATTTCAGACAGCAGATGTTGGCTGCCGATTGTCGTAAATTGGACGGTATATTATTTACGCACGAACATGCCGATCATACAGCCGGATTGGACGATATAAGACCTTTTAATTTCCGGCAAGGACCGATGCCGATTTATGCGCATAAACGGGTTATTGAAAGTCTTCAACGACGATTCGATTATATTTTTGAAACGGAAAACCGTTATCCGGGCGCTCCGTCGGTATTGGTTAATGAAGTAATCAATCATTCCGGATTTGAAATCGGCGGAAAAAAAGTGATTCCTATTAATGTATGGCACGCGGATTTACAGGTTTTCGGTTATAGAATTGACGATTTTGCTTATCTGACGGATGTTAAAACAGTTGATCCGGAAGAAGCTGAAAAACTTAAAGGGGTGAAAGTTTTAGTGATCAATGCACTTCGGATTGAACCGCATATATCCCATTTTAATTTGGAAGAAGCGCTGGATTTTATAAAATTTATTCAGCCTGAAAAAGCTTATCTGACCCATATAAGTCACCATATGGGATTTCATGAAGCGGTGCAACAAACCTTGCCTGAAAATGTATTTCTGGCTTACGATAATTTAGAAATAGAAATTTAA
- a CDS encoding hydrolase, whose translation MKKAILYLFILSLLFNIFQYMNSTKILKTQEKELESAKTRIGKVRDSLNILREEKNDSDFFSLDYDDDAQEYFSQYDVTQVAAKVKEDLVTLNDDKTGNRLIPYEAIDGNKFFINKIKILNHRWIIADFYSGSVRGQILLKYFYNTDKPTDFERIDTILFSNTVQ comes from the coding sequence ATGAAAAAAGCAATATTATATCTTTTTATCCTGTCTTTATTGTTTAATATTTTTCAGTATATGAATTCAACGAAAATACTGAAAACGCAGGAAAAAGAACTTGAAAGCGCCAAAACCAGAATTGGTAAGGTAAGAGATTCTCTGAACATCCTTCGGGAAGAAAAAAATGACAGCGATTTTTTCTCTTTGGATTATGACGATGACGCTCAGGAATATTTTTCGCAGTATGACGTAACTCAGGTTGCGGCAAAAGTTAAAGAGGATTTAGTAACATTAAACGATGATAAAACCGGAAATCGTTTGATACCCTATGAAGCGATTGACGGAAATAAGTTTTTTATCAATAAAATAAAAATTTTAAATCACCGTTGGATTATAGCCGACTTTTATAGCGGATCGGTTAGAGGACAAATTCTGTTAAAGTATTTCTATAATACGGACAAACCAACCGATTTTGAAAGAATAGACACAATTTTGTTCTCTAATACGGTGCAATAA
- a CDS encoding alpha/beta hydrolase — translation MSLSLFHLVREPKIKSDTNPLLLLLHGYGSNEEDLFSFASELPEEYYVISARAPHPMPPYGNAWYSIHFDNDANKFSDDDEAIESRQLISTFIDELIATYPIDKNKVTLIGFSQGAILSYAVALSDPEKIQRVVALSGYINPAILSNGYTENNLSKLKFFISHGTADQVIPVDWARKAPEFLKALELDVVYKEYPVGHGVAPQNFYDFKSWLQQTL, via the coding sequence ATGAGCTTATCCTTATTTCATCTCGTTAGAGAACCCAAAATTAAATCAGATACAAATCCGCTATTACTATTACTTCACGGTTATGGCAGTAACGAAGAAGATCTGTTTTCATTTGCTTCGGAATTGCCGGAAGAATATTATGTCATTTCTGCCCGCGCACCACATCCGATGCCACCGTACGGTAATGCCTGGTACAGTATTCATTTTGATAATGATGCCAATAAGTTTTCGGATGATGATGAAGCAATTGAATCCCGTCAGTTAATTTCAACATTTATTGATGAATTAATTGCAACATATCCTATTGATAAAAATAAAGTAACACTTATCGGATTTAGTCAGGGCGCCATTTTGAGTTATGCCGTGGCCTTATCAGATCCGGAAAAAATTCAACGTGTGGTCGCATTAAGCGGTTATATCAATCCGGCTATATTAAGTAACGGCTATACTGAAAACAACCTTTCAAAGCTGAAGTTTTTTATTTCACACGGAACGGCAGATCAGGTAATTCCGGTAGATTGGGCCAGAAAAGCACCGGAATTTTTAAAAGCACTGGAACTGGATGTTGTTTATAAAGAATATCCGGTTGGACATGGTGTTGCTCCACAAAATTTTTACGATTTTAAAAGCTGGTTACAGCAAACTTTATAA
- a CDS encoding dihydroorotase, with product MNVILKNATIIDTESPYHNQKTDLKIIDGIIRNIGPNLSNEENATVIEFDNLHVSQGWFDSSVSLGEPGFEERETIANGLNVAAKSGFTNIALQPNSAPVVDNQTEVNFVLYKAKDTATQLHPIGALTKNSEGNDLAELFDMTNAGAIAFGDYNKSLDNANLLKIGLQYAQDFNGLIITYCQDEKIKGNGVVNEGIAGTRLGLKGIPALAEEIHVARNLFLLEYTGGKLHIPTISTAKSVSLIREAKAKGLQVSCSVAVHHLVMTDEKLSGFDTRYKVTPPLRDEKERQALIAGVIDGTIDMITTDHNPLDIEHKKMEFDNAKNGTIGLESAFGALLTVLPVDVIITKLTAGKNTFGIEKHPIKEGHKASLSLFTTEGNWEFTKENILSKSKNSAFLGQPMKGKVYGIYNNEKLIVKE from the coding sequence ATGAATGTAATTCTTAAAAACGCAACGATCATCGATACCGAAAGTCCGTATCACAATCAGAAAACGGACCTGAAAATTATCGATGGTATTATCCGTAATATTGGCCCGAATCTTTCAAATGAAGAGAATGCTACTGTTATCGAATTCGATAATCTTCATGTTTCTCAAGGATGGTTTGACAGTTCCGTATCACTTGGTGAACCGGGTTTTGAAGAAAGAGAAACAATTGCCAACGGTTTAAATGTGGCTGCCAAAAGCGGTTTCACTAATATTGCACTACAACCTAATTCGGCTCCGGTAGTAGACAATCAGACCGAAGTTAATTTTGTATTGTATAAAGCCAAAGATACCGCTACGCAATTACACCCAATAGGCGCATTGACCAAAAATAGTGAGGGAAATGACCTTGCTGAATTATTTGATATGACTAATGCCGGCGCTATTGCGTTCGGCGATTATAATAAAAGTCTGGACAATGCCAATCTGTTAAAAATCGGATTACAATACGCTCAGGATTTTAACGGACTTATTATTACTTATTGTCAGGATGAAAAAATAAAAGGGAACGGAGTCGTTAATGAAGGAATTGCCGGTACCCGATTGGGATTAAAAGGAATTCCGGCACTGGCCGAAGAAATTCATGTTGCCCGCAACCTGTTTCTGTTGGAATATACCGGTGGAAAATTACATATTCCCACAATATCCACAGCCAAATCCGTGTCTTTAATACGCGAAGCGAAAGCAAAAGGACTACAGGTAAGTTGTAGTGTCGCCGTCCATCATTTGGTTATGACCGATGAAAAATTATCCGGATTTGACACCCGTTATAAAGTTACGCCTCCGTTACGAGACGAAAAAGAAAGACAAGCATTAATTGCCGGTGTGATAGATGGTACTATCGACATGATTACTACCGATCATAATCCTTTAGATATTGAGCATAAAAAAATGGAATTCGACAATGCTAAAAACGGAACAATAGGCCTGGAAAGTGCTTTCGGAGCTTTATTAACTGTATTACCTGTCGATGTAATTATAACAAAACTTACCGCCGGTAAAAACACATTCGGTATCGAAAAGCATCCGATAAAAGAAGGTCATAAAGCCAGTCTGAGTTTGTTTACAACCGAAGGTAACTGGGAATTTACTAAAGAAAATATTCTTTCGAAGTCTAAAAATTCCGCTTTTCTCGGACAACCGATGAAAGGAAAAGTGTATGGAATTTACAACAACGAAAAATTAATCGTAAAGGAATAA
- a CDS encoding vWA domain-containing protein — translation MQFKHPEILYFLFVLVIPILVHLFQLRRFKKEYFTNVRFLKEVSIQTRKSSQLKKWLLLCTRLLLLACLIFAFAQPFFNAKDTKNTGNEMIILLDNSFSMQAKGNRGELLKRAVQDLLENTSDNQRFSLLTNTEAFWDTDIRSIQKELQSLSYSATPFRLDFLLNKVEAKKQDVPKDIVIITDAVNQNTQSTDKLNDQNPTYCIIPKAENKNNASIDKVVINQHSDDFYEIKVDVSAYGDLQSEVPMAVYNGTNLVAKTVITFDNPKKSILFNLPRKDFHGYVALEDNSLNYDNTYYFSISKPEKSNVMAIGEADKNAFLSRIYTSDEFNYKSTVLTTLDYNTLDKQDAILLNELKDIPQALTTTLKAFYDKGGTIILIPAAETSVQNLTGFLGNFGISKIGPLQNTSRQVTKIAFNHPLYQTVFEKKTDNFQYPKVNTSFTVGGNSARILSYEDQSPFLSAVTNKIGTLYLFSAPINKANSNFQNSPLIVPTFYNMAQNNPKTGIAEFTIGDNQSMILDVILSKDEVVTVKNEKSDFIPTQQILNNKIKLSFGDYPEQSGNYAITKGNNSLKNISFNHARTESDLSLQNENIFNKYTKTDSIATVYNDIHSTRTASEAWKYFIIATLLFLLLELLIQKFVK, via the coding sequence ATGCAATTTAAACACCCTGAAATTCTGTATTTCCTATTCGTATTGGTTATACCAATTCTGGTTCATTTGTTTCAATTGCGTCGATTTAAAAAAGAATACTTCACCAATGTCCGTTTTCTGAAAGAAGTCAGCATACAGACACGAAAGAGTTCCCAACTTAAAAAATGGTTGCTGTTATGTACCCGGCTATTGTTACTGGCCTGTTTGATTTTTGCTTTTGCCCAACCTTTTTTTAACGCAAAAGACACTAAAAACACAGGAAATGAAATGATCATCCTGCTTGATAATTCTTTTTCAATGCAGGCTAAAGGGAATCGCGGAGAATTATTAAAAAGAGCCGTACAGGATCTTCTTGAAAACACATCCGATAATCAACGTTTTTCATTACTAACCAATACCGAAGCTTTTTGGGATACCGACATTCGTTCGATTCAGAAAGAACTACAATCTTTATCGTATAGTGCGACTCCCTTCCGACTTGATTTTTTATTGAATAAGGTTGAAGCTAAAAAACAGGATGTACCTAAAGATATTGTTATCATTACCGATGCCGTAAACCAAAATACGCAAAGTACCGATAAACTTAACGATCAAAATCCGACCTATTGTATCATTCCAAAAGCGGAAAACAAAAACAACGCCAGTATTGACAAGGTTGTAATCAATCAGCACTCAGACGATTTTTACGAAATCAAAGTAGATGTCAGCGCTTACGGTGATCTGCAATCCGAAGTTCCGATGGCTGTTTATAACGGAACCAATCTGGTGGCCAAAACAGTGATTACGTTTGATAATCCCAAAAAATCAATTCTGTTTAATCTTCCAAGAAAAGATTTTCACGGTTATGTCGCTTTAGAAGACAACAGTCTTAACTATGATAATACCTATTATTTCAGTATATCCAAACCGGAAAAATCCAATGTGATGGCTATTGGCGAAGCTGATAAAAATGCTTTTTTATCCCGTATCTACACATCGGATGAGTTCAATTATAAAAGCACGGTTTTAACAACACTAGATTACAATACACTTGACAAACAGGATGCGATTTTACTTAATGAGTTAAAAGATATTCCACAAGCTTTAACCACAACATTAAAGGCTTTTTACGACAAAGGAGGTACAATTATTCTAATTCCGGCTGCGGAAACTTCCGTTCAGAATTTAACCGGTTTTTTAGGTAATTTCGGTATTTCTAAAATCGGACCATTACAAAACACATCCCGTCAGGTCACTAAAATAGCTTTTAATCATCCGTTATATCAAACCGTATTTGAAAAGAAAACCGATAACTTCCAGTATCCGAAGGTAAATACTTCCTTTACCGTCGGCGGGAATTCGGCCCGTATTTTAAGTTACGAAGACCAAAGTCCGTTCTTAAGTGCCGTAACCAACAAAATAGGAACTTTATACTTGTTTTCAGCTCCGATAAATAAGGCAAACAGTAATTTTCAGAATTCACCTTTAATTGTGCCTACATTCTATAATATGGCGCAAAACAATCCGAAAACCGGAATAGCTGAATTTACTATAGGTGACAATCAGAGCATGATACTGGACGTAATTTTATCGAAAGATGAAGTCGTAACGGTGAAAAATGAAAAATCCGATTTTATTCCGACACAACAAATTCTGAACAACAAGATTAAATTATCATTTGGCGATTACCCGGAACAATCCGGAAATTATGCCATCACCAAAGGCAATAACAGCTTAAAAAACATCAGCTTTAATCATGCCCGAACCGAAAGTGATCTGAGCTTACAAAACGAAAACATTTTTAATAAATATACCAAAACCGACTCTATTGCCACTGTTTACAACGATATTCATTCGACCCGAACAGCCAGTGAAGCCTGGAAGTATTTTATTATCGCAACACTACTATTTTTATTACTAGAACTACTGATCCAAAAATTCGTAAAATGA
- a CDS encoding DEAD/DEAH box helicase, with protein MSTFEQFNLPKSLQKAIDEIGLTTPTPIQERSFPVIMSGRDMMGIAQTGTGKTFAYLLPILKQWKFTPTHTPKVVIIVPTRELVVQVAEEVEKLSKYMSVRVLGVYGGVNINTQKTSVYEGVDILVGTPGRLMDLALDNVVRFDEMQKLVIDEFDEILNLGFRFQITSILSMMKPKRQNILFSATMTDEVDEILDDYFDFPEEVSLAPSGTPLEKIHQIGYHVPNFLTKVNLLKHLLTEDESLERILVFVNNKKVADILMEHLEEDFSGQFGVIHSNKSQNYRLNTMAEFQEGNLRGIVTTDIMARGLDISDITHVVNMQFSEVPEQYIHRIGRTGRADKEGIAISLIDPKEEEFQVESELLMEKELEMLAIPDAVKIEEKRLEFEKEKQKVKFLLKRTKLDGGGAYHDKSEKNKKVNLGGPGKRNPRKTKPRNRAVEKNRAAKRKKK; from the coding sequence ATGAGCACTTTTGAGCAATTTAATCTTCCCAAATCCTTACAAAAAGCAATAGACGAAATAGGATTAACAACGCCTACTCCTATTCAGGAGCGTTCTTTCCCTGTAATTATGTCGGGACGCGATATGATGGGAATTGCCCAAACCGGTACCGGTAAGACTTTTGCCTATTTATTACCAATTCTAAAACAGTGGAAATTTACACCAACCCACACGCCTAAAGTGGTCATTATAGTACCAACCCGGGAATTAGTGGTTCAGGTAGCAGAAGAAGTTGAAAAACTATCCAAATACATGTCCGTCCGCGTATTGGGTGTTTATGGTGGTGTTAATATTAATACACAAAAAACATCCGTTTATGAAGGTGTGGACATTTTAGTCGGAACACCGGGTCGTTTAATGGATTTGGCGCTTGACAATGTAGTTCGTTTTGACGAAATGCAAAAACTGGTGATTGATGAATTTGATGAGATTCTGAATTTAGGATTCCGTTTTCAGATTACTTCCATCTTATCGATGATGAAACCAAAACGTCAAAATATCTTATTTTCAGCTACAATGACTGATGAGGTAGATGAGATTTTGGACGACTATTTCGATTTTCCGGAAGAAGTTTCATTGGCTCCATCCGGAACACCATTGGAAAAAATTCACCAAATCGGATATCATGTTCCTAATTTCCTGACCAAAGTCAATTTATTAAAACATTTATTGACGGAAGATGAAAGCCTGGAGCGTATTCTGGTGTTTGTAAACAACAAAAAAGTAGCCGACATCCTTATGGAGCATCTTGAAGAAGACTTTTCGGGTCAATTTGGGGTAATCCACTCTAATAAATCACAGAATTACCGTTTGAATACAATGGCCGAATTTCAGGAAGGTAACCTTCGCGGTATTGTAACAACTGATATTATGGCTCGTGGTTTGGATATTTCGGATATCACCCATGTTGTTAATATGCAGTTCTCAGAAGTTCCGGAACAATACATTCACCGTATCGGTCGTACCGGTCGTGCCGATAAAGAAGGTATCGCAATCAGTTTAATTGATCCGAAAGAAGAAGAATTCCAGGTAGAATCGGAATTATTGATGGAAAAAGAACTGGAAATGCTGGCAATTCCGGATGCGGTAAAAATTGAAGAAAAACGACTGGAATTTGAAAAAGAAAAACAAAAAGTAAAATTCCTTTTAAAAAGAACAAAACTAGACGGTGGCGGTGCTTATCACGACAAATCAGAAAAAAACAAAAAAGTAAATCTTGGTGGTCCCGGAAAACGTAATCCGCGAAAAACAAAACCGCGTAACCGGGCTGTCGAAAAAAACAGAGCTGCCAAAAGAAAAAAGAAATAA
- a CDS encoding helix-turn-helix transcriptional regulator yields the protein MKIKLPEHERALWLLKTKGPLSIIALAKELDVTTEGARFNILKLASEGLVVSESISKGRGRPQQIWSLTQLGNSRFPDTHADLTVKLIQKTKEILGEKALDAVIEAHTNEVKNKYIEAVSGVADLEKRIQILSEIRNNEGYMAGYVQEEDHFILYENHCPICAAAAVCQGFCRSELETFQSVLGKKVQVERLDHMLSGGTRCTYKITAEKKE from the coding sequence ATGAAAATTAAATTACCGGAACATGAACGGGCACTCTGGCTATTAAAAACAAAGGGACCACTATCGATCATTGCACTTGCAAAAGAGCTTGACGTTACTACAGAAGGCGCTCGTTTTAATATTTTAAAATTGGCTTCCGAAGGTTTAGTCGTTTCCGAATCGATCTCCAAAGGACGTGGCCGACCACAACAAATCTGGTCACTTACTCAGCTCGGTAATTCCCGTTTTCCGGATACGCATGCCGATTTAACGGTTAAGCTCATTCAGAAAACAAAAGAGATTTTAGGCGAAAAAGCGTTGGATGCGGTAATTGAAGCGCATACCAATGAGGTCAAAAACAAGTATATCGAAGCCGTTTCCGGTGTTGCTGATTTAGAAAAGCGAATACAAATACTCTCCGAAATCCGTAATAATGAAGGCTATATGGCCGGATACGTTCAGGAAGAAGATCACTTTATTCTTTACGAAAACCATTGCCCTATTTGCGCTGCCGCTGCGGTTTGTCAGGGCTTTTGCCGATCAGAACTGGAAACATTTCAGTCCGTATTAGGAAAAAAAGTTCAGGTAGAGCGCCTTGATCATATGCTATCCGGCGGCACCCGTTGTACCTATAAAATTACGGCAGAAAAAAAAGAGTAG